A single region of the Populus nigra chromosome 2, ddPopNigr1.1, whole genome shotgun sequence genome encodes:
- the LOC133682722 gene encoding uncharacterized protein LOC133682722 gives MVETRRSSSSSKRSLPPSSPPPPSSKRCKAAAAAAALEVSSSTSDTPPPALPLESTSPEKESGSPPELDPPEEEKSADVQAEDSMSLAGEKSKAAVLPNKSKKRVPKSVKSSAKAAWGQLLSQCSQNPHKLMNSTLFSVGQSRQCNLWLNDPSVSTVLCKLKHIERGGASVVLLEITGGKGAVQVNGKLYQKNESLVLNGGDEVIFTTSGKHAYIFQQLTSNNLGTPGMPSVSILEAQSAPIKGIDIEARPRDPSDYAGASILASLSHLLPPAAKTGEDTQQNTDFSILPSGCEASEDCIPDVEMKDGTSNNDTADVSPREKAAVPSSNAASEIANVDSMGSGACTDAVIGRIPNSTYELKPLLRMLAGSSSELDKIFDERERREILKDLDPPPVLMSTRRQLFKDSLQKGILNPEEIEVSFDSFPYYLSDTTKKVLISAAFIHLKCGNKVAKFACDLPTVSPRMLLSGPAGSEIYQETLTKALAKDVGARLLIVDSLQLPGVSIPKDADSSRESSKSERVSVFAKRAVQAALQSKKPTSSVEADITGCSTFSSHARPKQETSTASSKNYTFKTGDRVKFVGASLASAISSLQPPLKGPTIGLRGKVVLAFEGNDSSKIGVRFDRSIPEGNDLGGRCEEDHGFYCTANSLRLDISGGEDVDRLAINELFEVALNESKNGPLILFVKDLEKSVVGNQDAYSSLKSKLESLPEKVVVVGSHTQIDNRKEKSHAGGLLFTKFGGNHTALLDLAFPDSFGRLSDRSKETPKAMKQLSRLFPNKVTVQLPQDEALLVDWKQQLERDIETLKVQANIASVRSVLSRVGLCCPDLETVCVKDQALATESVEKMVGWALSHHFMQCSEASVKDSKLLISSESVMYGLSILQGIQNENKSLKNSLKDVVTENEFEKKLLADVIPPSDIGVTFDDIGALENVKDTLKELVMLPLQRPELFCKGQLTKPCKGILLFGPPGTGKTMLAKAVATEAGANFINISMSSITSKWFGEGEKYVKAVFSLASKISPSVVFVDEVDSMLGRRENPGEHEAMRKMKNEFMVNWDGLRTKDKERVLVLAATNRPFDLDEAVIRRLPRRLMVNLPDAPNREKILRVILAKEDLAPDVDLEAVANMTDGYSGSDLKNLCVTAAHCPIREILEKEKKERTLALAENSPLPILYSSADIRPLKMEDFRYAHEQVCASVSSESTNMNELLQWNDLYGEGGSRKKKSLSYFM, from the exons ATGGTCGAAACCAGACgcagctcctcctcctccaaacGCTCCCTTCCTCCCTCTTCCCCTCCTCCTCCCTCTTCCAAAAGATGCAAA gctgCTGCGGCTGCTGCTGCATTAGAGGTGTCATCATCGACAAGCGATACACCGCCCCCGGCGCTTCCCTTAGAAAGTACAAGTCCGGAAAAGGAATCCGGGTCTCCACCTGAATTAGATCCGCCCGAGGAGGAGAAATCCGCTGATGTCCAAGCTGAGGACTCGATGTCTCTAG CTGGAGAGAAATCCAAGGCTGCGGTACTGCCGAATAAGTCAAAGAAACGAGTACCAAAATCAGTAAAATCTAGTGCCAAAGCTGCATGGGGCCAATTGTTGTCGCAATGTTCACAG AATCCTCACAAGCTGATGAATAGCACTCTTTTCTCTGTTGGTCAAAGTCGTCAATGCAATTTATGGCTTAATGATCCATCCGTCAGTACTGTTTTATGCAAACTGAAGCACATAGAG CGTGGAGGTGCATCTGTTGTCTTATTGGAAATCACTGGGGGGAAAGGAGCAGTCCAAGTAAATGGCAAACTTTATCAGAAGAATGAAAGTTTAGTATTAAACGGAGGTGATGAAGTGATTTTCACTACCTCTGGCAAACATGCATAT ATTTTTCAGCAGCTAACAAGCAATAACTTAGGCACTCCAGGTATGCCTTCCGTGAGCATCTTAGAAGCCCAGAGTGCTCCTATAAAAGGGATTGATATTGAGGCAAGGCCTAGAGATCCCTCAGATTATGCAGGCGCTTCAATATTGGCTTCCTTGTCACATCTTCTTCCACCTGCTGCCAAAACTGGTGAGGATACGCAGCAAAATACAGACTTCTCCATCTTGCCCTCTGGTTGTGAAGCATCTGAAGATTGTATTCCAGATGTTGAAATGAAGGACGGCACAAGCAATAATGATACTGCTGATGTCTCCCCTAGGGAGAAAGCTGCTGTTCCTTCTTCTAACGCTGCCAGTGAAATTGCTAATGTTGATAGCATGGGATCGGGTGCTTGTACGGATGCGGTTATTGGAAGGATTCCAAATTCAACTTATGAATTAAAGCCACTGTTGCGGATGCTTGCAGGTTCATCTTCTGAActtgataaaatatttgatgagaGGGAAAGGAGAGAAATCCTCAAGGATCTTGATCCCCCACCAGTTCTGATGTCCACTAGACGgcaattgttcaaggatagtttacaAAAAGGAATTCTAAATCCTGAAGAGATTGAAGTTTCATTTGACAGTTTCCCATATTATCTAAG TGATACAACTAAGAAAGTTTTGATAAGTGCTGCATTCATCCATTTGAAGTGCGGTAACAAAGTTGCAAAGTTTGCTTGCGATCTCCCTACTGTGTCCCCACGCATGTTACTATCTGGTCCTGCAG GTTCAGAAATATATCAGGAGACTCTGACAAAGGCACTTGCCAAAGATGTTGGTGCTAGACTACTAATTGTGGATTCACTTCAACTGCCTGGT GTATCAATACCCAAAGATGCTGATTCTTCTAGAGAAAGTTCAAAATCTGAAAGAGTCTCTGTGTTTGCCAAAAGAGCCGTGCAGGCGGCATTACAATCTAAGAAACCTACTTCTAGTGTTGAGGCCGACATAACTGGTTGCTCCACATTCAGCTCTCATGCTCGGCCAAAGCAGGAAACTTCTACTGCATCATCCAAAAACTACACTTTTAAAACAG GTGACAGAGTGAAGTTTGTGGGCGCCTCTTTAGCATCTGCAATCTCTTCTTTGCAGCCTCCtttgaa GGGACCGACAATTGGTTTACGAGGCAAGGTGGTCCTTGCTTTTGAAGGAAATGACTCCTCTAAAATTGGAGTTAGATTTGATAGATCCATCCCAGAAGGCAATGATCTGGGTGGTCGTTGTGAAGAGGATCATGGTTTCTATTGTACTG CTAATTCACTTCGTTTGGATATTTCTGGGGGAGAAGATGTTGACAGGCTTGCTATTAATGAGCTCTTTGAG GTTGCTTTAAATGAAAGTAAAAATGGCCCCCTGATCTTGTTTGTGAAAGACTTGGAAAAGTCAGTGGTGGGAAATCAAGATGCATACTCTTCCTTAAAGAGTAAGCTTGAAAGTTTACCAGAGAAAGTTGTCGTGGTTGGCTCCCATACCCAGATTGACAATCGTAAGGAGAAG TCCCATGCTGGTGGTCTTCTATTTACAAAGTTTGGAGGCAACCACACTGCATTACTAGATCTTGCTTTCCCG GATAGCTTTGGTAGACTGAGTGATAGGAGCAAAGAAACACCCAAGGCAATGAAGCAGCTCTCACGGCTGTTCCCAAACAAAGTGACAGTACAGTTGCCTCAG GATGAAGCTTTGCTTGTGGACTGGAAACAGCAGCTGGAACGTGATATTGAAACTCTGAAAGTGCAGGCCAACATTGCTAGCGTTCGTTCA GTTCTTAGCCGAGTTGGTTTGTGTTGCCCTGACCTAGAAACCGTATGTGTTAAAGATCAGGCCCTTGCGACTGAAA GTGTGGAGAAAATGGTGGGATGGGCTTTGAGTCACCACTTCATGCAATGTTCTGAAGCCTCCGTCAAAGATTCCAAACTTCTTATATCTTCTgaaag TGTCATGTATGGATTAAGCATTCTTCAGGGCATACAAAATGAAAACAAGAGCTTGAAGAATTCACTAAAG GATGTGGTCACTGAGAATGAATTTGAGAAGAAACTTCTAGCAGATGTTATTCCTCCTAGTGACATTGGAGTTACCTTTGACGACATTGGAGCCTTAGAAAATGTGAAGGATACCTTGAAGGAACTGGTTATGCTTCCTCTGCAAAGACCTGAATTGTTTTGCAAAGGACAGCTGACTAAG CCTTGTAAGGGAATATTGCTTTTTGGGCCTCCTGGTACTGGGAAAACAATGCTCGCAAAGGCTGTTGCGACTGAGGCTGGTGCaaactttataaatatatctatGTCGAGCATTACTTCGAAG TGGTTTGGAGAAGGCGAAAAGTATGTCAAGGCAGTGTTCTCTTTAGCTAGTAAAATTTCTCCCagtgttgtttttgttgatgag GTGGATAGCATGTTGGGAAGACGTGAAAATCCAGGGGAACATGAGGCTATGCGTAAGATGAAGAATGAGTTCATGGTGAATTGGGATGGTCTGCGTACAAAAGACAAAGAACGAGTGTTGGTACTTGCTGCCACAAACAGGCCCTTTGACCTTGATGAGGCTGTTATTAGGAGGCTTCCCCGGAG ATTAATGGTTAACTTGCCGGATGCACCGAATAGAGAAAAAATTCTGAGGGTTATCTTGGCCAAAGAGGATTTGGCACCTGATGTTGATTTAGAAGCTGTTGCAAATATGACCGATGGTTATTCTGGAAGCGATCTAAAG aATCTATGTGTTACTGCTGCTCATTGTCCTATAAGAGAAATattagagaaggaaaagaag GAAAGAACTCTGGCATTGGCTGAGAATAGTCCTTTACCCATATTGTACAGCAGTGCTGACATCCGCCCTCTCAAGATGGAGGATTTTAGATATGCACATGAACAG GTGTGCGCAAGTGTGTCATCAGAGTCCACAAACATGAACGAACTTCTCCAATGGAATGATCTTTATGGAGAAGGTGGATCTAGAAAGAAGAAATCGCTCAGCTATTTCATGTAG
- the LOC133682723 gene encoding thiamine pyrophosphokinase 1-like, whose product MEVMTHSSTFLLPSNHHSSSVTYALVVLNRPLPRFTPLLWNHAQVRVCADGGANRVFDEMPLLFPSDDALDVRQRYKPDIIKGDMDSVRTEVLDFYTNLGTKVVDESHDQDSTDLHKCVAYIRDLTPNLDKSNLCILVAGALGGRFDHEAGNMNVLYRFSTIRLILLSDDCLIYLLPSTHLHEIYIQSSVEGPHCGLIPIGMPSVSTTTTGLQWDLNNTEMRFGGVVSTSNLVRGEKITVQSSSDLLWTISIKV is encoded by the exons ATGGAGGTGATGACCCATTCTTCCACGTTCCTTCTTCCCAGTAACCACCACAGCTCCTCTGTAACCTACGCACTTGTCGTCCTTAACCGACCCCTCCCCAGATTCACCCCGCTTCTCTGGAACCACG CACAGGTGAGGGTGTGTGCTGATGGAGGTGCCAATCGGGTGTTCGACGAGATGCCTCTTTTGTTCCCTAGCGATGACGCTCTTGATGTTCGACAAAG GTACAAGCCGGACATAATCAAAGGAGACATGGACTCAGTTCGGACAGAAGTACTGGACTTCTATACCAACCTG GGAACCAAGGTAGTTGATGAATCCCATGATCAGGACTCCACAGATCTACATAAGTGTGTAGCCTACATACGGGACCTCACTCCAAACTTGGATAAATCGAAT CTCTGCATTCTTGTAGCTGGAGCACTTGGTGGACGATTTGACCACGAGGCTGGAAACATGAACGTGCTGTATCGTTTCTCAACCATTCGACTAATTCTTCTATCGGATGATTGCCTAATCTACTTACTTCCAAGTACTCACCTTCATGAGATTTATATTCAATCTTCTGTCGAGGGTCCGCATTGCGGACTCATTCCAATAGGGATGCCATCTGTGAGCACCACAACAACAGGGCTTCAATGGGATCTCA ATAACACGGAGATGAGGTTTGGTGGTGTGGTAAGTACGTCAAACTTAGTCCGAGGAGAAAAAATAACGGTGCAGTCCAGTTCCGATCTTCTTTGGACGATATCCATTAAGGTGTAA